The Metabacillus sediminilitoris genome window below encodes:
- a CDS encoding sporulation YhaL family protein, which translates to MLILPWWIYVCIIGILVSGYMAFKTSREDKLIDEEFIEKEGQVYLDRIEQERQKKQDLIKQQQLQNDQSAS; encoded by the coding sequence ATGCTTATATTACCATGGTGGATATATGTGTGTATTATTGGAATCCTTGTTAGTGGATACATGGCTTTTAAAACGTCTCGAGAAGATAAGTTGATTGATGAAGAGTTTATTGAGAAAGAAGGACAAGTGTATCTTGATCGAATTGAGCAGGAACGGCAAAAAAAGCAGGATCTGATTAAGCAGCAACAGCTTCAGAATGATCAATCAGCAAGCTGA
- the yhaM gene encoding 3'-5' exoribonuclease YhaM produces MTKGILHFDVGEQVDVHLLIKSSTKGIASNGKAFLTLILQDTSGEIEAKLWDASTEDEMMYSPQSIVKVFGDIHHYRGRNQLKIRNIRPKHEEEIVDIADFLETAPISKDVMNDKITQYIFDMKNPNIQRITRYLMKKHGAAFIEYPAATKNHHEFVSGLAYHVVSMLDLAKSIAALYPSLDTDLLYAGVILHDLGKVTELSGPISTTYTVEGNLIGHISIMVNEIAKAAEHLQIEGEEVIILQHLVLSHHGKAEWGSPKPPMIKEAEILHYIDNLDAKMNMLDRALERVKPGEYTERVFALDNRSFYKPTFHK; encoded by the coding sequence ATGACAAAAGGAATACTTCATTTTGATGTTGGGGAACAAGTAGATGTCCATTTATTAATTAAATCTTCAACAAAGGGGATTGCAAGTAACGGTAAAGCATTTTTAACATTAATTTTGCAGGATACATCAGGTGAAATTGAAGCGAAGCTTTGGGATGCTTCAACGGAGGATGAGATGATGTATTCCCCGCAAAGTATTGTGAAAGTTTTTGGGGATATCCACCATTACCGCGGTCGTAATCAATTGAAAATTCGAAATATCCGTCCAAAGCATGAAGAAGAGATCGTCGACATTGCAGATTTCTTAGAAACGGCACCAATTTCGAAGGACGTAATGAATGATAAAATTACCCAATATATATTTGATATGAAAAATCCAAATATTCAGCGTATCACGAGATATTTGATGAAAAAACATGGAGCTGCATTTATTGAATATCCAGCAGCAACCAAAAATCATCATGAATTTGTATCAGGCTTAGCCTACCATGTTGTCTCAATGCTTGATTTAGCAAAATCAATCGCTGCTTTATATCCAAGTCTTGATACGGATTTACTGTATGCAGGTGTTATTCTTCATGATTTAGGAAAAGTAACAGAATTATCCGGTCCAATAAGTACGACATATACTGTCGAGGGGAATTTGATTGGACATATTTCTATTATGGTAAATGAAATTGCTAAGGCGGCAGAGCATTTACAAATTGAAGGTGAAGAAGTCATTATTCTTCAGCATTTAGTGTTAAGTCATCATGGTAAGGCTGAATGGGGAAGTCCAAAGCCACCGATGATAAAAGAAGCTGAAATCCTTCATTATATCGATAATCTTGATGCGAAGATGAACATGCTAGACCGTGCACTTGAACGTGTTAAGCCTGGTGAGTACACAGAGAGAGTATTTGCTTTAGATAATCGTTCTTTTTATAAGCCAACCTTTCATAAATAA
- a CDS encoding metallophosphoesterase family protein — translation MKDSITFIHAADLHLDSPFVGLKHLPTRLFEKMRESTFLAFSRLITYAINEQVDFVLLAGDLYDEEERSLKAQLKLKKEFERLHEAGIDVYVIHGNHDHMGGKWLDLEWPENVHVFSSKQVEMKVFEKNKIPLAYIYGYSYPSRSVTQNMTQQYMKKDHTSVYHIGMLHGSIEGNNEHDVYFPFTVNELITKDFDYWALGHIHKRQLLHKNNPIIAYPGNIQGRHRKELGEKGFYHVEMNGEDSTASFIPAQEVIWEEVEISINGIGHISELIKKCESHKEQYRQKQHSTCLTIILTGTGNLADSLQFSQTIQDLMEVINEAEGENNYFVWTVKIQNETLQPIGEKHKLASFFTDLHTTVENYQSFDAVIEPLTQHHIYRKYITEFSQEEQMQLLKEAEQLLHRELLQQNDSK, via the coding sequence ATGAAGGATTCAATTACATTCATCCATGCTGCAGATTTGCATTTAGATAGTCCATTTGTTGGATTAAAACATCTACCAACTCGTTTGTTTGAAAAAATGAGGGAAAGCACATTTTTAGCATTTTCAAGATTAATAACATATGCAATAAACGAGCAGGTAGATTTTGTTTTGCTTGCTGGTGATTTATATGACGAAGAGGAAAGAAGTTTAAAAGCACAGCTGAAATTAAAAAAGGAATTTGAACGACTGCATGAAGCTGGGATCGATGTATATGTTATTCATGGAAATCATGATCATATGGGGGGGAAATGGCTTGATCTAGAGTGGCCTGAAAATGTTCACGTATTTTCTAGTAAACAAGTAGAAATGAAAGTTTTCGAGAAAAATAAGATTCCCCTTGCTTATATTTATGGCTACAGTTATCCATCTCGTTCCGTTACCCAAAATATGACACAACAATATATGAAAAAAGATCACACATCTGTTTATCATATTGGCATGCTTCATGGATCAATTGAAGGAAATAACGAGCATGATGTTTATTTTCCCTTTACGGTAAATGAACTTATCACGAAGGATTTTGACTATTGGGCTTTAGGGCATATTCATAAACGTCAGCTTTTACATAAAAACAACCCGATTATTGCATATCCTGGAAATATTCAAGGCCGACACCGAAAAGAATTAGGTGAAAAAGGGTTTTATCATGTAGAAATGAATGGTGAAGACTCTACTGCTTCGTTTATTCCTGCCCAAGAGGTGATATGGGAAGAGGTTGAGATCTCGATAAACGGAATCGGTCATATTTCTGAGTTAATAAAGAAATGTGAGAGTCACAAGGAACAGTATCGACAAAAACAACATTCTACTTGTTTAACAATTATTCTTACTGGAACAGGAAACTTGGCAGACTCGTTACAATTTTCACAAACCATTCAAGATCTTATGGAAGTTATCAATGAAGCAGAAGGTGAAAACAATTATTTTGTATGGACCGTAAAAATTCAAAACGAAACTTTGCAACCCATTGGAGAAAAACATAAGCTCGCATCATTTTTCACAGATTTACACACAACAGTTGAAAACTATCAATCATTTGATGCTGTTATTGAGCCCCTCACACAGCACCATATTTATAGAAAATATATAACAGAATTTAGTCAGGAAGAACAGATGCAGCTATTAAAAGAAGCCGAGCAACTTCTTCATAGAGAGCTTCTGCAGCAAAATGATTCAAAGTGA
- a CDS encoding ATP-binding protein produces the protein MKIVELKIDGYGKFEDQCFKFENSHLQIIYGENEAGKSTIMSFIHSILFGFPTKQQSENRYEPKKGKAYGGYIVIRTDDNTQLKIIRRHGKTGGQVRIEFEDGEVVDGDEYLQTILSGIDRDTYRSIFSFDIHGLQQIQKMNSDHIGKFLFLSSIYGAEALFTIEHALMKQQEMIFKPSGKRPILNEGLAKLKDSHTQLHEAKRKNNEYQQLIIKRDSLEEQLTSLALTKKQLDQKQRELEKIQSVLPLVREREWCKEQLQILPDTKGFPEDGLQQLEYYVVTLQPMEAQLHSLRSKYEEIKREEEELSVKQEVLQLQPVIISLREQLPLYEEKKKNSLQKEQRIEQVHHEIQLYKQRLYPHLKEEQMVTIHATVPIKEAIKKVIAEAHQLKQRKNLLDDQFESARRALEESEWKIGDLQKDILSDEERTSLDNEIAKSESLNRTHLKNEQQQIVNQIQIRKNEFKQEKNQRSFFIGCLALLLLIASGWFLIVQSWLLVGILILAMIFALIQLQRIRVKEDPLIDHLTNRLHTLEEEIKDDGAEQQSLSELLVLLEKDNKIKQSLYHEKLLLKQQERTYDRIIKLYEDWEEDQFQCNEKSSKLAVQLQVVKDTTPEALLEAFELLAHIQKLILQKQQLIVEQKLLKEELATYENQVLKIMEACQLKNDSIEKVVFELTKLAHEEETKNEKLLKLTERKAETEDSINTLTNEMLFLKNKKNELMNKVGTDNEDEYRKLAKIHQNREELEKQKIWIEKQLSTEKNIQLETFSIVGDEEMAEQLVELEKTIDQTVEKEKEVQQEFSSVLIKIQDMEENGIYSRLRHSFENEKAVVREYAEQWVIKALAKDLLYQTVERHRKLRLPALLGYIEKYFSTLTSNTYKHVYLPENKQSFIVERADGMRFFAEELSQATAEQLYLSIRLALIKTINDQIHLPIIIDDGFVHFDHQRTANIMQLLQELKQENQVIYFTCHQHIANNYQDKHMINISKMSAS, from the coding sequence TTGAAAATTGTAGAACTAAAGATTGATGGATATGGAAAGTTTGAGGATCAATGCTTTAAATTTGAGAATTCCCACTTGCAAATCATCTACGGTGAAAATGAAGCAGGTAAATCAACGATCATGTCATTTATTCATAGTATCCTTTTTGGCTTTCCAACGAAACAACAAAGTGAAAATCGTTATGAGCCCAAAAAAGGGAAAGCTTATGGCGGTTATATAGTGATTCGCACTGATGATAACACTCAATTAAAAATAATTAGACGGCATGGTAAAACTGGTGGACAAGTAAGAATTGAATTTGAAGATGGAGAAGTTGTGGATGGGGATGAGTATTTACAAACAATACTGAGTGGGATTGATCGTGATACATATCGTTCGATATTCTCCTTTGACATACATGGACTTCAACAAATTCAAAAAATGAATTCTGATCATATTGGGAAATTTCTTTTTCTCTCAAGTATTTATGGAGCAGAGGCTCTTTTTACAATCGAACATGCGCTGATGAAACAACAAGAAATGATTTTTAAGCCAAGTGGAAAAAGGCCAATATTAAATGAGGGACTTGCAAAGTTAAAAGACAGTCATACACAGCTTCACGAGGCGAAACGGAAAAACAATGAATATCAACAACTTATCATAAAGAGAGATTCTTTAGAAGAACAGCTTACTTCATTGGCTTTAACTAAGAAGCAATTAGATCAAAAGCAAAGAGAACTTGAAAAGATCCAATCTGTTCTTCCTCTTGTAAGGGAAAGAGAATGGTGTAAAGAACAATTGCAGATTCTTCCAGATACAAAGGGATTCCCTGAGGATGGATTACAACAACTTGAGTATTATGTCGTTACTCTTCAACCAATGGAGGCACAGCTGCACTCGTTACGGAGTAAATATGAAGAAATTAAGCGTGAAGAAGAAGAACTTTCAGTCAAGCAGGAGGTATTACAATTACAGCCTGTCATTATATCCTTACGTGAACAACTGCCGCTTTATGAAGAGAAAAAGAAAAATAGTCTCCAAAAGGAGCAAAGAATTGAACAGGTTCATCACGAAATCCAACTGTATAAACAAAGGTTATATCCTCATCTAAAAGAAGAACAAATGGTTACAATCCACGCAACTGTTCCAATTAAGGAAGCAATTAAAAAGGTTATTGCTGAGGCTCACCAGCTCAAACAACGAAAGAACTTGTTAGATGATCAATTTGAATCTGCAAGGCGTGCATTAGAAGAATCTGAATGGAAAATCGGCGATCTTCAAAAAGATATATTATCTGATGAGGAAAGGACTTCGCTAGATAATGAAATTGCCAAAAGTGAATCATTAAACCGTACACACCTTAAAAATGAACAGCAACAAATAGTAAATCAAATTCAAATTCGTAAAAATGAGTTTAAGCAAGAGAAGAATCAACGTTCATTCTTTATCGGATGTTTAGCACTCCTCCTCCTTATAGCTTCTGGATGGTTTTTGATCGTACAAAGCTGGCTATTAGTTGGAATTTTGATCCTTGCAATGATTTTTGCTCTCATCCAGCTTCAACGGATTAGAGTAAAAGAAGATCCGCTTATCGATCATTTAACAAATAGGCTTCATACACTTGAGGAGGAAATAAAAGATGATGGTGCAGAGCAACAGTCCTTGTCAGAATTATTGGTTTTACTTGAGAAGGATAATAAAATTAAGCAATCTTTATATCATGAGAAGCTTCTATTAAAGCAGCAGGAGCGGACGTACGACAGGATTATTAAGCTTTATGAAGATTGGGAAGAGGATCAATTCCAATGTAATGAAAAATCATCGAAACTGGCAGTACAGCTGCAGGTAGTGAAAGATACGACACCAGAGGCATTATTAGAAGCATTTGAGCTATTAGCGCATATTCAAAAATTAATCCTGCAAAAGCAGCAATTGATTGTTGAGCAGAAGTTATTAAAAGAAGAACTGGCAACTTATGAAAATCAAGTTCTTAAAATAATGGAAGCTTGTCAATTAAAAAATGATTCAATTGAAAAAGTGGTTTTTGAATTAACCAAGCTTGCTCACGAAGAAGAAACAAAGAATGAGAAGCTATTAAAGCTAACGGAGAGAAAAGCTGAAACAGAGGATTCGATTAACACCTTAACAAATGAAATGCTCTTTTTGAAAAACAAGAAAAATGAATTAATGAATAAAGTAGGCACAGATAATGAGGATGAATATCGGAAGCTGGCAAAAATTCATCAAAACAGAGAAGAATTAGAAAAACAAAAAATCTGGATTGAAAAGCAGCTTTCCACTGAAAAGAATATACAGCTAGAAACTTTTTCAATCGTCGGCGATGAGGAAATGGCGGAACAATTGGTTGAACTAGAAAAAACAATCGATCAAACTGTAGAAAAGGAAAAGGAAGTACAACAAGAGTTTTCCAGTGTATTAATTAAAATACAGGATATGGAGGAAAACGGAATTTATTCGAGGCTTAGACATTCATTTGAAAACGAAAAGGCTGTTGTAAGGGAGTACGCCGAGCAATGGGTCATAAAAGCTCTAGCCAAGGATTTATTATACCAGACTGTAGAACGTCATCGTAAATTAAGATTACCTGCTTTATTAGGGTATATCGAGAAGTACTTTTCAACGTTGACCTCGAATACATACAAGCATGTTTATTTGCCAGAGAACAAGCAATCATTTATTGTTGAACGAGCAGATGGGATGAGATTTTTTGCTGAGGAACTTAGCCAGGCCACTGCAGAGCAATTATATTTATCCATTCGTTTAGCACTCATTAAAACGATCAATGATCAAATACATTTACCAATCATTATTGATGATGGTTTTGTCCATTTTGATCACCAACGTACGGCTAATATCATGCAGTTATTACAAGAACTAAAGCAGGAAAACCAAGTCATTTATTTTACATGTCATCAGCATATTGCTAACAACTATCAAGATAAACATATGATTAATATTTCGAAAATGAGTGCCAGCTGA